The following DNA comes from Rhinolophus sinicus isolate RSC01 linkage group LG06, ASM3656204v1, whole genome shotgun sequence.
agcaataataatggcTAACCTACACAGAGCACGGAGCATGTATTATGccctaaatgctttacatgtgctcatttgtttaatcttcacaaaacacTCATGAGGTAGGTACCGTTATTACAAAAAGCTACTTGATGAATGAACGCTGAAGTAGAAGTACTTACGGCTCTGGGGTGTAAAGGGGGTCTGAACTGTGTCTCACATACTGTGTGCAGTGAAAAACGCGAAAGGCTAAACCCGATAAGAAGTCCCTTGGTGATAAGTAACCAGCCACAGGACGGATGGAAAAGCCTGTGCGCTCTGCGAAACAAGGGAGAAAATACAGCGAAAATCTTCACCAGAACAGACCATTTACTGCAGCATTTTAACTCACCCAGTGGCACCAAGTAACGCTTTGAAAGAAgacatgaaaactaaaatttatcCTATGTGTACTCTGGGGAAGTAATAATTATTAAGCACTTACCATGGCCAGGCAATGGGTTATACCTTTTACATATCACATCTCCCTTCATGTTCACAGTATGAGTTATTCTCCTCGTTGTGACAACTATAAAACCGAGGCTTAGAGACTCAATAATGTGCCCGAGGCCACACAGTAGATGATAAAGGTAGGATGAGAACTGCCCTCATAGGTGTGGGTCTCCTATACTACACCTCACTGTCTCCCTCAAGAGTTTAGAATATCCCCACTGATATTCTAAACAACAGTTAACAAGATCTATTAACTTAGATCAGAACCATTTTTGAATCTATGCCATTTTTAGCCAGTACTTCCTCTTCTAAAGTAGTTTATTTTACCTAAACCAGAAGGTGCTCTTCCACCCCCCAACAGGCAAGACTGCATACCCACTGTGAAAGCAGCCGCACTGAGCCGCAGTGGCTCAGGGAAGCTCTCTAAGCTCCAATCTTGCCCTTCATTTCAAACCTTCACACTCTGGGATTCCAGTTCCACCCAGTTGCTTTGTACTTGGATTCTCCCATTTTGATGGGGAGACTTCATGGTCCAGTAGAACTTTCCAcattgatggaaatgttctgtatctagGCTACCAAGTAGGATAGCCACTAGTCACACGTGCTCTTGAATATATGAAATGCGGCTAGTGAGGCTGGGGAACTAACATTTTGattgacattaattttaattgtttaaacaACCACATGTATCTAGAGGCCACCATACTTGACAGTGTAAGTAGCCCTGTCAAACCTATGTTTTGTTTGAACTGTCTTCTAATTTTGGTTTCTCCCTTTGATAGCTCCCTTAAAATATACCTCTACCACATCTCTCACAAGAGGGTGTGAAACTTTTGCGTGAGCACCTCCATGGATGATGAACTAACCACCTTGTGAGCCTGTTCCATTTCCATTTCAAGCCCAAAGCTTGCAGTTTCTACCCAACAGTCCTTTACTTTAGGCTCACATACGAGTAGTAATCCCTCTATTAGATAAGATGaccttcaaatatttaaacaaagttATACTGTCCCTTAAATCTCCAGGTTAAACACCCTAAGAGTACTTCAAATTTTATTCAAATGATACCTTTTCCCATCCCCTTAcaattttgctcattttcttccaCGCTTTCTCCAGGTTCTGACTGCCCCTCTTCAAACGCGGTGCCTAATACAGGATCCAATACTCCAGGGCAGAGTACAGGAAAATTCTGACCTCCCATATAAATGGACTTTATTCCTCTATTAAAAATTCTGTCATGATCAAAACAGAGTTCCACATCCCAAAACATTAACTAgttattaccttttaaaaagtttgaaacatCTTCCAACTGTGGAATATTATCTTCCCGATATCCACAATACTTAGAAAGCAAAGGTAAATTTTTGAGATACTCTCTGCAGGCGTGGGTTGGGTAAAGTTTGTTGAGCTCCCGGAACACAGTTCCCCAGGTCTTAATTTCCTCTTCAGTGAATTCAACCTTAGGAATGGGGTCTCCACTagtgaaataaaaggaagaagttACTTTGAATTTGCATTCAATAAACAGTAGCACTTATCTTATTCTCTATTTACTAAATGAGTATAATTTactccattatttattttattatttttaagttatataaggTATATTTATAACGCACTTACTATTTGTAGTTCATAGCCAAGTCTGCAAAATATTTCCGTCTTTTACGATACACGTTGTCTTTGAAGCCCTGATAattaaagaaaagtttttaagTATTCATACACAAATGTACTTGACAAATGATATTGAGAAAACATCTTTATTATTACCCAAGGTATTATATTAAAGGGCTCCataattgttattttgtttagaaaCTTATAATCATTTTGAAAGTCAGTGTTATAGGACAGCTTTATACTATAGTGGCTACAAAGATAAAAGATACTATGGATATAAGCATACAAAAATACAATAGtagctacaaaaataaaatcatttgaagAATCATAAAGGCACCACCCTAGTTAAACACAGGCTCTTTTCcaaaagtgagatttttttttccttaatcactTGACTGATCTTTTCAGCTAGACGTATTTGCTCTCATATACATATCATAAAGCAATTTGTTCATGCCACTTAGCacacttttcacattttaatctcatatgtgtttatttatctACGTGTGCTTTATCCTTTTcaactagactgtaagcttcctgagggcaggtagagcaatttataaattagtcaaGAGATATTATAGAGTAAATGGATGGGTTGGCTGGGAGCTGTCTAAGGCAATGTAAGGTCACCatcacagagctaataagtggtagaaGCGAGGTTAAAGTCTGGGTCTATGCGACTTTACAATTGCACTcgtttctctcctcccctcccagaaTCCTAGAGCTCCATAAGCAACCTTAATGCTCTGGATTTATTAATTCTCCAATTGCATGCCTGTATTGCATCCCGCATAATTTCCCAAGGAAACAACTTCCTAGTTCATCAACTGCCTAATAAACCAATTATGCTGCGCAGAGTGGGTGATAATGTTTTCTCCATCCTGTCTTTACTCTCCTCTCCAATAACCCATgtccattttaataaaaactgacTGCAGATACTGTCTTGATTTTAGTATAAGTCTTGGAGTAAATAGCTCATACTAGTAGGAATGCCAGGCATCTGGCAGATGCTTTGGAGCCAATAAAGTTAGATGCTCTTCAGGAAGATAGtctcaatcccaccaacagggaGGTCTCTAAATTTCCTGAAATCCAAATTACAACAAGATCCTATTTAATCTAGAATAGCActttctccaaaaaagaaaaaaaaatgccctttatatttagtttgctttaaattattttcaggaaaatatttaataaaaatatttacaggatggTCAGCATCCAGCTCAGAGCCATACATCAGAACTCTGTTGGCACAGTGGTCCAGGTCAGAAATCTTCTTTGGAAACCAAGGAATAGTTTCCATACCtgcaaaatataaaaaccacTAACAGTTGAAGAGACGATCTTAAATAAGGCAATAAgtaagaagaaattaagaaagtcaTAAATGCATTTCGATGAGATTTTTAACTTTAGTTTGTACATTGAGGCAAAATTCATAAAACTGCTCTATTtctaatatgtaaattttaatcACAATTTTTGATGACCCTTAAAAAATTTTATGAGACTTGATTTCCTAAGTATTGGAGAAATGCTATACTTTGCTAATAGACCAaaagttcaaaaaaaatttttaagctaCATAATTACCTACcctaaaaagaaaaggcagaataGGGATGTACAACTTCACCGACCAAGGtgcaaatttaataaaaactttgaatgtttatttttattgatgaaaagAATCTTAGAGATCATTTAGGTCTCTGCCACTTTGATCCTCTCACCATCATACAGTCCCTCATAAGACTCTGGGTTTTTGCATATGCCGTTCTTCTGCATGAAATACCTATCCCACTCTGACTTCCTGCTCCACCGCAATCTTCTGTTTTCCTGAGAATATCTTTCTCCTCCCTCAAGGCCCAAATCAAACAAGCCTTCCCTGACTGTGTAGGTGGAAGTAGTTCTCTGTCCTCAGGGTTCCTGTGACACtatgtttctcattttctaaaagcttttaCTGTTTCACTATAATGTATCTGTGTATGTCAGTCTTACAGGAAAGAATGGGAATGACTCTAAGGTAGGGactatatatttgtgtatttctgtttcttagtAGAAATATCTGACACAAGTTGTGTTCCCTAGATATCAATTGAACCATTAGCCTCTGTAacacttttcatttctataaaatgaaatgaagaggtAACCAAAGTCCAGAAAGATAATTTATCCAAGGTCATCCCTCACTAATGGAAGAGAGAGGACTAAACTCAATCCTTACTTCAGTCTAATGCTCTTTCTAACATACCCAGAAGTGATATTCAAGAGATTTTACAACAAATACAACAGGGGACCAATCACATCATTTAAAATGGACACAAGCAGAGTCCTAGGCTCCCGCTCTGCCAGATGTTAACCCTGCAGCAATGTGTGGTGGGCATGGAACTCCCAGGGAAGGATCTGGAACACACGGGCTTTAGGCATGGTGGGGAGCACTCGAGGAACTCAGGGAAGCAGCTATCTGCCAGCCAGAAATGGAAGCATATCAATAGTTTAGTAACTTACATAGCCATATAAATACATAACAGATGAATGTCAGCCCTGATCACACCCAAATAGTGTGCTATAATCCGaagggatattttaaatttagcatCATCTATACAACGTGACTGAATTATCCATTTCTCTTTTGCTCCAAATAAACCACAGGGTTTTTTCACAACAGAAGATCTTAGCCTATATCTTTGCTATCTGATTTTCACTTTGTTATCTGAAATCTTAGATGGCTTTACTGCTTCTTCATTTGCTTTTGGAGGAAGTGGGGACAGGAAGGAATGTTGTACATAGTGTATTTCACGTCTTCGTGGTCAGCCACTGTGAATATTCTCAACTAATTCAAACACTCACTTACTATGTACTAGATTCTAAGCCCTGTGAGAGTTGCTAAGTGCTCAGGGATTGTGAACAGAAGGTTTGTGAAACCAAGAAATGCTTGATGGTTTGGAAATGGAGACAACCTAATCGATTTCTAACTCTTCTGAATACTTTGGCATTCTCGAGGCTTCCTTTTCGCTTCTCTCACACTTGATAAAGTGTTGCCTTATaatttttcttgagaattttgaGCAATTACATTTTGTGTAATTTTGCTTCACTACCAGACTGTAAGCAATCTGAagacactgttttatttttactgtcatCCTTTAAGATAAATATAAGACTGGACACACATTATGTACTTTATCTTTTGAGTagtattttcacatttcacaCTTACCATCTTCCTTCATGGTAAAATTATCCGGTGGATTCACAGAGAGAACATTAGTATGAGActtcaacaaatgaaaaatatcattcAATTGTTCTCTGTTGATATCACAGTCAACAAAAAACTCAAATTCTGAGtttcttctctttgattttcGGGACTCGATATGTAACAGGTTCACATGTTTCTCCTGTGTGAAGCAGAGGGTGAAGATTACACAGGACTGCCATAAATGGTAATAGTCTCTGAGTAGATAAATTTTGCTACCACTAAAAATCAATTTCACACTTGTCATACTAGCCAAAGGGAGAAAAGGCTGTTTTTAGTGCTGCCAACAGCAAAATAATTCCTCCTAAATCTTAGGtactattccaaaaattttgaaaaattcatcaCACCCTCCAGAAACTAAGATAACACCTACCAGAAGTCTCTGATATTGCCAGAAATGATTGGTCTTCAAGTCAAAATACCAAGTCTCCTAGATCAAAAGAACCTTTGAAAATTCTCATCAATAAAAAGCTTAGTTTTCAAAAAGTGATAATGTTAGTCCTTTAGAAAGAAAAGTTTCCTTtgcaaaaatgcatttaataaaattaaatgaacagcTTGAGCAGAGTATTTAACACCTAAAATCTCTTACGCTACAAGCTTAGTGACCAGCTAAACCAGATTGCTTCTTCTGATCTCTCCATGCCAGCCTAAGCTGTGGGTACCTCATGTGTAAACCTGTGGGAAGAGGGTATCTTCTCTTACCAATTTGGGCAGCTGAGGAAAACATTAGCATCATCACGAAACATAAGAACCAGTCACCCAACAGTGTTTCATCAAAAAGATGAGGTTAGAGGAAATGGTATCCAGTGCCAACCAGTTCAATCTAAATTGCCTTAGTGAACACCGACGTAGCCCAGTAAAGGCAGTGAAGCATACAAAGAAGGGTAAGACACACGAGGGGTTTATAATCTAGTTGTCTAACACATGAAAGACTAAGAGAAAACACAAGTAGGTGGTGTTCAGGTGCTTAAGACGGTCGGCGAAGGGAAAGAGCATCATGGATTAGAGACAGCAGACGTTTCCACGGAGCAGGTAGGAACTGAAATGAGTCTAGGTTAGGTCCCCTCATTCAATACTATCATAGCACCTGGTACTTCTCTTTCAGGTCACTTTGCACACGTGTAATTATTTACTTGCTATCATTATTTGTTTAGTGTCTGTACTGCCCACGAGCTTATACACACCGCGAGGGCATGGGCTGTGGCCACTTTGTTCTGGTTCACatcctgacacatagtaaatactcaataatttTTCACGTACTGCCTCCCTAACCCCTATCTCCTGAAGATAGCTTTAGgaaagtggaattcctgggtaaAAAGATGTGAACATTTTAAGGCTCATAAATACATATCACCAGATTGTTTCCCTACACATGATACCAATTTACCCTCACATCAAAGGTGTATTAAAGTGTCAAATGCATTGAAGTGCTGACGATAGGaaacagtataattttaaaatatttgttattttgctatagaaaaatatcattaactatatcaatcatatcattaaataatgttgttaaaattttaatattctctttaattaaaatttgcttCTCTGAAATCTATGCCGTGAAcctttctttccccatttctttatTAGCTATTTGTTGCTCCTCTTCTGTAGAACGTTTGTAGCCCTTGCCCATTTGTGACAATtgggcaatattttaaaaatttaagtgctAAAAAATGTCTGTAATCTATCTTTGAAAAATTTccaattatctatattttaaatataattttagagaCTTGTTTTAGTAGAGTTTATGCAGAAATATGGAGAGTGCTTACCTGGAAGATTTTCAGTGCTTTTATAAGtcctccaacttcattctttaaggaaaaaatgagcGTTGCCCTCCCCCTTTCTAAGGAATgctctttgttttccttattgtCTTCAATCATGATGAATTTGGTGTacttctctaaaaataaagtatgaaaataaGGAAAGGTCTAAAAAAGAAGTTATGCAACATGGACAATATTTGATAATGTTTGAAACTAAGACAATATTGTATAACACTAAacaagctttagtttcctcacctgtagacAGGGAGGTGCAGATCTGCTTTGCAAGGCTGCAGTGAAACCAAATTAAGATACAGCATTGCCTACATAGCGCCCAGAATGTCCCAGGATACTATACCTGTTAGTGGTCACCTTTTTTGTTAACTTCTAATGCAACCCTTCTTTTGTGGTACGACTCAAGCCCACTGGCTTCTTGCTGTCTTCCTGACTATCATGGCCAGAACTGGGAGCTCTTCCTCTACGAAAGCCTACCTCCTCTCCCCCAACAATTTCAGCACTTTATTACACTGGGTCTTGAATGTCTTTCCCAAATGTTTTATTCATGTGTATCTTCTAAAAAGGCAGCAGGCTCCTTCAGTACAGGGACAAGGCTTTCTACTTCTTTTGTACATTCACAAGCCTAGGCAGCTCTGGACACGTGGATTAGAAGAATAACTACTAGCTGAGAGAATTCTAGTTCCATACAAGTATCTCCTTGGCGCTCTGCCTGTGGAAAACCCTAGGCCATGGGCCCTGAAGCTTTTTCAATATTGGCCTACAAGTGCTATATTATTATAAATCCaactgtgcatgtgtgtgtgtgtgttgggggaggtgaGGCTATTGTGAAAGACAGAAATAGGGCACAATTGGTGATATTCAATTGAGAAACACATACTTGAGAAATAAGATTTGGAGTATTAAATGGTAACAGCATACTGAGGATTTAGTCTTATTAGTTTCCTTTTGGTAATTAATTCTTCCTAATTGCCTTTCATATTGTAGTTTTAGTGGAATTAACCTTTAACAACTCAACTTAATATAACTGAGTCCACTGTCTTTCACCTGCTCTCACTCACTGATCCAAGCAAGGCTGTGTGTGGCATGACCAGAGCGCAAGTATAGTGGTGATGCCGTGGACTGAAGCCAGATACACCGCGTGCCAATCCCCCAGCTCAAACTTCACTTACTCACgggagccttccctgacctccccaAGTCAACTCCCCTTAGCGCTGATTGTCAATCACTGCACCATGTGCCTATCATTTGTCACAACAGTCACTGGGGCAGTTGTAGTTCTGTTTCGGTGAGTGTTTGGTTACGTGTGTCTCATCAACTGGACTGTGAGCTCTGGAGGAGCAGAGATCATGTATGCTTTTACTCACCATTGTATCTGCAGCACCTCACACAGTCCCTGCACATATTAGGCAACAGAGAGATGTCATCAAATGAATAACGGAATGAAACATTGATTAGAGACATGGTCCCCACTCTCAGGGAACATAAAGTCTGGTAGAGAGAGAATGACAATGCAGAGGACAAGCATTGTCACAGAGAACACAGATGGCGTAGTGATGGCAGTGACTAGAGTCTTGTGGTACATGTGTGGAGATGTTTCAGTGAAGAAGATGTGTTTGAATTGGATCTTAAAAAAAGGTGGGGAAGCAGCACATGAGGAGGTAAAAGACAAAAGATGAGGAGGTGACCAACCAATACAGAGCAGTGAGAAATCATGTAGGCAACGCAAGTGGGGCCAGATCCTGTGTGCAGGGAATGCAGGGGAGTTTGATCTTCTAGGACCATCCAAATATCCTTCTAAGGAACATGGCTCATCTGATTGAGGgctaaatgagaaaaggaaggatgaGGTAGTTTTCTATTAAGCTAAAATCCTGGCTTTGAAATGCTTTTCTATAGGATGATGCAAAATGAGGAGctttatacatttttgtctttctgtccAGAGAGCTCTTGtgagttttctctttcctttttcttcactaCTGTGTAACATTTTAGGGCTCCTTATAAGGTGGAGCCCAATAGACCCATCTGGCTTGATAGAGGATATAAAGTACCAAATATGGCTCAGTAACTTTCAACTGTATTGTCATAAACAATAGTCTGATACTAAACTTGCTAATGGAATacaattttctgtttcagaataGTTTGTATGATACCTTTGCAATttagtttaacaaatatttatcaggcACATACTGAGTTGAAGGACTTCTACATGTAAGTTAAGAAAGTATGGAGATAAGAAAGAAATTCCCCACTCTATGATGGCAAGATTCCATCCACTCTTAGCAACCCAAGAGGTAGGTAAGGGAACTGACATTTGTCAAATGTCTATAAATATCATGCATTAATCTTACCCCATCTACTTCTCATAAAATCTTGGTGGGAGGGGATAGGAATTacacccattttataaatgagaaaactgaagcttagagaaacTAACCTGCCCATGGTCACATAACTAGAGAATGTGAGAACACATATTTAAAACTGTGTCCTTGAAAATGTGAATGTTAACATATGGATCTGATTTCACCGGATTACCctaaacattttcagaaacacAGAAGGCAGAACAAAATTCATGGCATCTAGTTGAAAGCTGTCTTCTTGGAAAATGAACTAGATACCTACTTTGACATCTTCTCAACCTCCTGTTTACACTGCAAAACAGTGTAAGGAAATATCTGGAATGTGAAGTCAGACATATCTAATCACTGATCTGATGTTTATCAGTATGATCTTGGGCATGCTACTTAAGCTTTCTAATACAGCAAAGTTAATTGTCAATTTATTTTCTACAACTGAAACAAGCTCTATGTTAATGctttaccatacgacccagcaatccctcacctgggtatataccaaaaaaagctgaaaacattaaTTCGTagagatatatgtgctccgatgttcactgcagctttatttatggcagccaaaacatggaaacaaccaaagtgtccttcgatagatgactggataaatgaGATgcggtatacatacacaatggaatactactctgccataagaaaagatgaaatagtgccatttgtgacaaaatggatggatcttgagattattacgtgaggagaaataagtcacacagaaaaagtcgagaaccata
Coding sequences within:
- the TPH1 gene encoding tryptophan 5-hydroxylase 1; this encodes MIEDNKENKEHSLERGRATLIFSLKNEVGGLIKALKIFQEKHVNLLHIESRKSKRRNSEFEFFVDCDINREQLNDIFHLLKSHTNVLSVNPPDNFTMKEDGMETIPWFPKKISDLDHCANRVLMYGSELDADHPGFKDNVYRKRRKYFADLAMNYKYGDPIPKVEFTEEEIKTWGTVFRELNKLYPTHACREYLKNLPLLSKYCGYREDNIPQLEDVSNFLKERTGFSIRPVAGYLSPRDFLSGLAFRVFHCTQYVRHSSDPLYTPEPDTCHELLGHVPLLAEPSFAQFSQEIGLASLGASEEIVQKLATCYFFTVEFGLCKQDGQLRVFGAGLLSSISELKHALSGHAKVKPFDPKVTCKQECLITTFQDVYFVSESFEDAKEKMREFTKTIKRPFGVKYNPYTRSIQILKDTKSITSAMNELRHDLDVVSDALAKVSRQLSI